From Scomber scombrus chromosome 9, fScoSco1.1, whole genome shotgun sequence, one genomic window encodes:
- the LOC133986221 gene encoding gastrotropin-like has product MAFTGKYELESQENYEEFLEAVGLLNAKTDHKVVTEVLQDGNNFTWTQTIPNWNWSNKFTVGQECELATMMGSKFKAPVALENGKISIQFPQYIFTAEIIEDKLVMICITSGDKGVTFKRVNKRI; this is encoded by the exons ATGGCTTTCACTGGGAAATATGAGCTGGAGAGTCAAGAGAACTACGAAGAGTTTCTGGAAGCAGTtg GGCTTCTCAATGCCAAGACAGACCACAAAGTGGTAACAGAGGTGCTTCAGGATGGGAACAACTTCACCTGGACACAAACAATCCCAAACTGGAACTGGTCCAATAAGTTCACCGTTGGGCAGGAATGTGAGCTGGCGACAATGATGGGCTCCAAATTCAAG GCTCCTGTCGCTTTGGAAAATGGCAAGATTTCAATACAGTTTCCTCAGTACATCTTCACAGCAGAGATCATTGAAGATAAGCTTGTAATG ATTTGTATAACTTCCGGAGATAAGGGTGTGACTTTCAAAAGAGTTAACAAGAGGATCTAA